The Changchengzhania lutea genomic sequence TTGTCATTAAAGTCTGCTTTGATTGCATGGCTACCATTTGTTCAGATTTTAAAACTTGTATGGAATTTTGGTAAAATGCATTAGTAGCATCATTTACATTAGAAACCGTTTTGAGTCTTTCTGCATATAAATTCTCTAATTCTTTAATCTTATTATTTTGAGCAATGATAACATTGTCAATTTCCAACGTTAAAGATTCTAATGCTGCATTTTCTGCCGTGAGACTTTTAAAAGGCTTTGGTGCTTTAAAAATTCCTTGTTCACTTAAGTCATTTTCTTCTTTCAAATCTTTAAGATCCTGTTCTTTACTAGCAACTGTTTCACTTAACTTAGTTAATAATTGCTGCTGCAATAACTTTGATTCTTCTGTAGATTTCGCTAGATTATCAAGCGATATTGTCGCAGCATCAGTAGGTGCACTGTTTTCTTTCACTTGCGCCTCCGCTAACAACTTAGCCTCTTGCTCTGCTAACAATTTAGCCTGTGCTTCTTCATCAGCCTTAGCCTGAGCTTCTACTAATAACTTAACTTTGGCTTCTTCATTTGCCTTTGCTTGCTTTTCTGCTAATAACTTAGCCCGTGCTTCTTCGTCTGCCTTAGCCTGAGCTTCCGCTAACAACTTAGCCTGAGTTTCTTCAGTCGCCTTAGACTGAGCTTCTGCTAATAATTTTGCCTTTGCTTCTTGTTCTTCTTTTGCTTTTACTTCAGCTAATAACTTAGCTTCTTCATCTTCCTTAGCTTGTGCATTCGCTAATTGTTCAGCCTGCGCATTTTCATCCTTCTTAGCCTGAGCTTCTGCTAGTAACTTCGCTTGTGCTTCTTGATCTGTTTTTGCCTGTGCATCTGTTTGGCTATCATTGTTAGCAACAGGTTTAGATCTAGCTTTTGTAATTGATTTAGTCGGTGATTTTCTGCTCGCAACAGGTCTACGCTTTCTTTTAGCAGGTATTATAAGTGCTTGTTCCTCGTCATCATCACTATAGTTATATCTATTGCGCTTCTTAAATTTATATGCCAATGTTATTTCATGCGAATTACCAAAAGCTGCAAAATCCCCGAGTAACTTTTCGTAATTGTATTCCATAGCAATTTGTGTGCTAATATTCAATCCGACACCAGCTGATGCCCCATAAAGCGTATTATATCCTAATTGTGCCCAAATTCCTTTAGGAATGGTTAGCATGACCAGTCCAGAAATAACTGTTTGCTCTTTTTTAAATTCTGATCTTACCAACCCTGAAAATTTGCTTTCATCAAAAAAACCGCGACTATCAAAATATCCCGTATACATCATATGCGCTTGAATACTTTGTTCTGGATTTTCTTCAATAATCCTAGAGGTTTGTAAATTGTACTGAACTATATTATTGAAAGCCAAACCAAAATCAAAAAAAGTGGTACCATAATTAATACCAGGATTGATGGTGATTAAAGAATTGGACGGAATAGTCTCTAATGATGGGTCGGGAAAATTAGTAATCACTTTGCCTTCGTTAACACCACTTTTATAAAAACCTAGGTTTACACCAAAAGTCAAATTACTATCTCGATTAAGTACAGCATTATAGGCATAATTTAAAACACCACCAAACGTGGTTAACACACCATAATCTTGTTGAAATACCCCCACTCCAATCCCTGCATTTTCTCTAAACCTCCCTGCGTAACTAAATAAGTATGTTTGTGGTGCATCATCAAATTGCACCCATTGTCTTTTATTGGAAAAACTCACATATTTATTTTGCTCTCGTACAAAACTGAAGGTTGGATTTATAACATATTTATTAAATTTTAAAGAATTTCTAACGGGTAAATTAAATGCAACAACACCATTTTCCTGAGAAAATGACAGCTGCACAAGACTGAAAAATAAGACGATATGTAATACGTGTTTTTTCACCTTATTTAATGACCGTTATTGAGCCTTTTCTCGTTTTGTTATCTGACGTTGTAATGATATAGTAATAAACTGGGTTAACATCTTTAAAATTGATTTCGGTTTGAGGCCAGTTGTTTAGGTAATCCTTCGTTTTAAGTACAATTTCTCCTTGTGAATTTAATATTTGTACTTCTGTATTGGTGCCACTCACATAATTTTGAGGAATAACCCAAGTATCATTGAAACCATCTGCATTGGGACTAATGAGATTAGGAATCTTTTCTACATCAGGAAAGGCTTCTGTAATTTGAAAAAGAAATTCAGTAGACGCCACACAACCTATGGTCTGTGTAACCACCGCTTTATAATTGCCAATTTGTGTAGCTTCAAAACTACTTTCTGTAGCATTCAAAATCATAGTATCATTTAAATACCACTGAAATTCTGGATTGTTGGCCGTAGTCGTTATAGTAGCAATCAATGATTCATCTGACTCAATAACATTGTTTTCTGGCACATCAATGCTACTTGTATAATCTTTACTTTGAAGATCAATAGATGCATCAGCAGTACAATCACCTAAATCTATAGCCACGGAGAATATACCAGATTCATCCGTTGTGTACATTTGTCCTGTAGCCTCTGGAATTTCAATACCATCTTTATACCATTGATAACCGTTCCCATTTATAGTGCTTAAAGTGGTCGTCCCTTGACTAGCACAAAACGGATTACCAAGACTAGAATTAATAGAAGACACACTTGTGGTGCCTGATTCACTAACGGTCACTCGATTTGAAAATGAATTCGATGTACAGGTGCCATAATTCGTTTCAGCAAAATATGTCCCTGATTGATTGACGGATAAACTATTTCCTGAGGCAACAAAAACAGATGTTGTGGGACTTGTTTCTCTATACCAATTGAAAGTAAGAGATGGGTATTGTAAAGGCGAGTCGTTATCGCCTGTTCCTGGGTTATCTATAGTTAACAAATAACTCCCTCCATTACAATACACGCCACTATCAATTAAATTATTGATTGAAAATGGGGTATCTTGAATTTTATAGTATGCTGCAAAAGCATCTGAACCTGTACTTGTAGCTACTGGTGACGTACTTTTTACTCTAACTTTATAAGCCTCTCCAGCAATAGTAGTTGGAACTGAAAAGGATAATGTGGCGGGTGATACCGTTACCGTTCCCTGAACTGATGTATAAAGGACTGTAGGGTTTGAAAAGCTTCCCGAATCATCCGACAATTCTATAATAA encodes the following:
- a CDS encoding PorP/SprF family type IX secretion system membrane protein, whose amino-acid sequence is MKKHVLHIVLFFSLVQLSFSQENGVVAFNLPVRNSLKFNKYVINPTFSFVREQNKYVSFSNKRQWVQFDDAPQTYLFSYAGRFRENAGIGVGVFQQDYGVLTTFGGVLNYAYNAVLNRDSNLTFGVNLGFYKSGVNEGKVITNFPDPSLETIPSNSLITINPGINYGTTFFDFGLAFNNIVQYNLQTSRIIEENPEQSIQAHMMYTGYFDSRGFFDESKFSGLVRSEFKKEQTVISGLVMLTIPKGIWAQLGYNTLYGASAGVGLNISTQIAMEYNYEKLLGDFAAFGNSHEITLAYKFKKRNRYNYSDDDEEQALIIPAKRKRRPVASRKSPTKSITKARSKPVANNDSQTDAQAKTDQEAQAKLLAEAQAKKDENAQAEQLANAQAKEDEEAKLLAEVKAKEEQEAKAKLLAEAQSKATEETQAKLLAEAQAKADEEARAKLLAEKQAKANEEAKVKLLVEAQAKADEEAQAKLLAEQEAKLLAEAQVKENSAPTDAATISLDNLAKSTEESKLLQQQLLTKLSETVASKEQDLKDLKEENDLSEQGIFKAPKPFKSLTAENAALESLTLEIDNVIIAQNNKIKELENLYAERLKTVSNVNDATNAFYQNSIQVLKSEQMVAMQSKQTLMTTLEEIKVATEFERKRRIKRAAYDNEEDRYLKDKSTLNQITQNTPTSNVPLQEEDFDFGETQKNIQIVKDIKNVDSGYYVVLAVHTDMDKRDEFLRKTVSTGEKDINFFYDVNTSKYYIYQEKYDDISSAKRAIESNGDAPYKSKMSLVKIEN
- a CDS encoding T9SS type B sorting domain-containing protein, with amino-acid sequence MRNFTIIYIVVFVFLAFSKVTHAQIVISKPNLGFSQACASPSFNTYNVTFSFSPEAGISASNQFIIELSDDSGSFSNPTVLYTSVQGTVTVSPATLSFSVPTTIAGEAYKVRVKSTSPVATSTGSDAFAAYYKIQDTPFSINNLIDSGVYCNGGSYLLTIDNPGTGDNDSPLQYPSLTFNWYRETSPTTSVFVASGNSLSVNQSGTYFAETNYGTCTSNSFSNRVTVSESGTTSVSSINSSLGNPFCASQGTTTLSTINGNGYQWYKDGIEIPEATGQMYTTDESGIFSVAIDLGDCTADASIDLQSKDYTSSIDVPENNVIESDESLIATITTTANNPEFQWYLNDTMILNATESSFEATQIGNYKAVVTQTIGCVASTEFLFQITEAFPDVEKIPNLISPNADGFNDTWVIPQNYVSGTNTEVQILNSQGEIVLKTKDYLNNWPQTEINFKDVNPVYYYIITTSDNKTRKGSITVIK